The following coding sequences are from one Thermodesulforhabdaceae bacterium window:
- a CDS encoding phospholipase D-like domain-containing anti-phage protein, with protein MDGIRRFSSRRQRLDHAFLNEKLKGARAYRRIAGYFRSSIFELVGEEIASIPKVQVVCNSELDAADLAVARHARETALKERWNEATPEVEALLHRERYRRLYELLASGRLEIRVVPKDRVFIHGKAGVIELADGSKTCFLGSINESKSAFAQNYEILWEDPSPEGVAWVEEEFAALWEEAYPLPEAIVEEVKRISERIEVRFQDVAPDEMPGAALAEAPIYRGGEQLQPWQRSFVTTFLEHREIYGKARLLLADDVGLGKTLSLATSALVSVLLDDGPVLILCPATLTLQWQTELLDKLGIPSAVWSSTKKLWIDHKGHEIRTRGPEDITRCPMQIAIVSTGLIFHDSEEREHLLKRKYGTVILDEAHRARRRGGLGNREEEPNNLLDFMLKIAPRTRHLLLGTATPIQTEVHELWDLLRILSGGADFVLGREPFSRWANFERALPVVKGEEHPPDEREAWEWLRNPLPPASEHSLFATLRLQLNLSDDQFFIDIGFGSLGFPEQQALSEALAPDFLRNNNPIVRHTVLRRRRTLEEQGFLERIGVEVHPDPDAPAGTYLGVNFDGLGLVTNHPFNLAYQAAEDFTAALRKRSKVAGFMKTLLLQRICSSFASGLATAQKMRNRELLEEEEEQRRLEGVLKELTKEEAGFLDTIIEELSRPEARDPKMAAVKYFLTEHRTEGRTWLEHGCIVFSQYYDTVRALAAYLAAELPGEVVAIYAGAGKSGIYRGRDFALVEREDIKAAVREHEIRLLVATDAACEGLNLQTLGTMINVDLPWNPSRLEQRLGRIKRFGQRRQTVDMLNLVYHDTQDEKVYAALSRRMKDRYDIFGSLPDTIDDEWIEDIEKLEEMMDKYLHLRKQARDAFEIRYERHVDPDRDRWELCSRVLSRRDIASRLSEPW; from the coding sequence ATGGATGGCATCCGCCGCTTCTCCTCGCGCCGCCAGCGGCTCGATCACGCCTTCTTGAACGAGAAGCTCAAGGGCGCGCGGGCCTACCGCCGCATCGCCGGCTACTTCCGCAGCTCCATTTTCGAGCTGGTGGGCGAAGAGATCGCAAGCATCCCCAAGGTGCAGGTGGTGTGCAACAGCGAGCTGGATGCGGCCGACCTGGCCGTGGCCAGGCATGCCCGGGAGACGGCGCTGAAAGAGCGCTGGAACGAGGCCACGCCTGAGGTCGAGGCGCTGCTCCATCGCGAGCGCTACCGACGGCTCTACGAGTTGCTCGCAAGCGGGCGGCTCGAGATTCGCGTGGTGCCTAAGGACCGGGTCTTCATCCACGGCAAGGCCGGGGTCATCGAGCTGGCCGACGGCAGCAAGACCTGCTTTCTGGGCTCCATCAACGAGTCTAAGAGCGCCTTCGCCCAGAATTACGAGATCCTCTGGGAGGACCCTTCTCCCGAAGGCGTTGCCTGGGTGGAGGAGGAGTTCGCCGCCCTCTGGGAAGAAGCCTATCCGCTACCTGAGGCCATCGTCGAGGAAGTGAAGCGGATCTCGGAGCGCATCGAGGTCCGCTTTCAAGACGTTGCTCCGGACGAGATGCCGGGCGCGGCGCTGGCGGAAGCCCCCATCTACCGCGGCGGCGAACAGCTACAGCCCTGGCAGCGGTCCTTCGTCACAACCTTCCTGGAACATCGCGAAATCTACGGCAAAGCCCGGCTGCTACTGGCCGACGATGTTGGCTTGGGCAAAACACTGTCGCTAGCGACGAGCGCCCTGGTCTCGGTGCTGCTCGATGATGGGCCGGTCCTGATCCTCTGTCCGGCGACCCTGACACTCCAGTGGCAGACGGAACTCCTTGACAAACTCGGGATTCCTAGCGCCGTCTGGTCTTCGACGAAGAAACTCTGGATCGACCACAAGGGTCACGAAATCCGCACCCGTGGACCCGAGGACATCACCCGCTGCCCGATGCAGATCGCCATTGTTTCTACGGGGCTTATATTCCACGACTCGGAAGAACGGGAGCACTTGCTCAAAAGAAAATACGGCACGGTGATCCTGGATGAGGCCCATCGAGCCCGCCGCCGCGGCGGGCTCGGCAACCGAGAGGAGGAGCCCAACAACCTGCTGGACTTCATGCTTAAGATTGCCCCACGCACTCGCCATCTGCTGCTGGGTACGGCTACGCCGATCCAGACCGAAGTGCACGAGTTGTGGGACCTGCTGCGGATTCTCAGCGGGGGGGCCGATTTCGTGCTGGGACGAGAGCCATTCAGCCGCTGGGCCAACTTTGAGCGGGCGCTGCCCGTGGTCAAGGGCGAGGAACACCCTCCCGATGAGCGCGAGGCGTGGGAGTGGTTGCGAAATCCTCTACCGCCTGCAAGCGAGCATTCTTTGTTCGCGACCCTGCGGCTCCAGCTGAACCTTTCAGACGACCAGTTTTTTATCGACATTGGCTTCGGTTCGCTCGGTTTTCCGGAGCAACAGGCTCTGAGTGAGGCGCTCGCCCCCGACTTCCTGCGCAACAACAATCCGATCGTCCGTCACACTGTGCTGCGCCGTCGGCGAACCCTGGAGGAACAGGGGTTCTTGGAGCGCATCGGCGTCGAGGTGCATCCCGATCCGGATGCACCCGCCGGAACCTACCTTGGGGTGAATTTCGATGGCCTGGGCTTGGTTACCAATCATCCTTTCAACCTGGCCTATCAAGCGGCAGAAGATTTCACAGCCGCCCTGCGCAAGCGATCCAAGGTAGCCGGCTTCATGAAGACGCTGCTCCTGCAGCGTATCTGTTCAAGCTTTGCCTCCGGTCTTGCGACCGCTCAGAAGATGCGAAACCGGGAGTTGCTAGAAGAGGAGGAAGAGCAACGCAGGCTCGAAGGCGTGCTCAAAGAGCTCACGAAAGAGGAGGCGGGCTTCCTTGACACTATCATCGAGGAGCTTTCTAGGCCGGAAGCGCGCGACCCGAAGATGGCGGCGGTGAAGTACTTTCTCACCGAACACCGAACCGAAGGGAGGACCTGGCTCGAACACGGCTGTATCGTCTTCAGCCAGTACTACGACACGGTGCGGGCTCTTGCAGCCTACCTCGCAGCCGAGCTTCCCGGCGAGGTTGTTGCGATCTACGCAGGAGCTGGCAAGAGCGGGATTTACCGGGGCAGAGACTTTGCTTTGGTGGAGCGCGAGGACATCAAGGCGGCGGTGCGCGAGCACGAGATCCGACTGCTTGTTGCCACGGATGCAGCCTGTGAGGGGCTCAACCTGCAGACTCTCGGCACCATGATCAACGTGGATCTGCCGTGGAATCCTTCGCGCCTGGAACAGCGCCTTGGGCGTATTAAGCGCTTCGGCCAGCGGCGGCAGACGGTTGACATGCTGAACCTCGTGTACCATGACACACAGGACGAGAAAGTTTACGCTGCCCTATCCCGGCGCATGAAAGACCGCTACGACATCTTCGGCAGTCTTCCCGACACGATTGACGACGAGTGGATAGAAGACATCGAGAAGCTCGAGGAGATGATGGACAAGTACCTGCATCTGCGGAAGCAGGCACGTGACGCATTTGAGATTCGCTACGAACGCCATGTGGATCCGGACCGGGACCGCTGGGAACTTTGCTCTCGGGTGCTGTCGCGGCGGGACATTGCAAGCAGGTTGTCGGAGCCATGGTGA